In Zingiber officinale cultivar Zhangliang chromosome 9B, Zo_v1.1, whole genome shotgun sequence, the genomic window CACCGaccctaggtgaggaggaaagggaggggcaccgaccacaaggaggagaagagagaaaattaggttttaggagccaccacctacaCCTTTTTATAGGATTGTTGttagttacaaagaaagaaaaataacagaattttgtttagaaaaaaatctccctttctataaccaagttaaaccaaaccaagttaaactaatccaagttaaaccaagtcaagttaaagatgggtggatgcgagactttatatagaggttacaacagggacctaaaggaggaattggtttatgcctcctgatgggcttggactTCCTGTGTTCAgtccgaacacccaacccaagtctatcaataataaccgataccactaaagagttattattgaactaccacaccaatcccatattacaatatgggctccttcttatcatgagtgcgttaaactccctgtgtttaagatattgtatgtctgttaattaaataagttactgacaactcaattaagtAACATCTaattctaagagtagtaccactcaactttattatcatgccggactaagtccacctgcagagtttacatgataatccttatgagctcctcaaggggacatcatcagcctaaataattaggacacagtttccttctataatcagcaacacaccatacaaataatactatctcccaactcatcgggtctattgatttaacgaataaatctcatccattgataagttaaagaaataaatactaagtatacgtggttgttattatataggaattaagaggacgcacatccataataacagaggttctgttcttttatgcagtcagtataaatcgaacaatctcaaacgctcctgctcaatacacacatagtatattagtgtaattttatagccaagatagactaataccaaattacactacaaccattccaatggtttgccccaatctatcttggttgggagctactatttataatttataaagaaccgataacatgatcttctgtgtggcaccacacaccatgttatctacaatataaattaaatggacaactgcattgacatatatagaaatataaaatataaatatttgaccaaagtgattctcatttcaaaatagatgttcatacaaaaactaggcttatagtatacatcccaacaatgtCCGTGTGCTCGGCCATAATGATTGACGATTTACACAGTTTTTTAGAAATTTGGATGGCGTCAATCACTATGAAAGGACGATCATTCTAGACTCGTCACCGCGTGCGTATGACTGGAGTGTTAGTTCGGCCGGGTGGGAACAAACTATCGAGACTTGTCATCGCGTGGAAGAGCAACCGAGTCCGGCCGAGCGGAGGAATACTTAGGCGAGCGGCTATTCCGCTTGGCTAAACAGATGGATCACtgaatatccttttgggagatagtaccgTTGACATAAAACATGATCAACAGGCGAATCATATGACGGAAGTTTCTActatcttgtcagggatatgaatgttctgttaaggtatgatgtcagaaATATTTTCTTGATAGATCTTTTAATAGGACAAATGGGAGAACGTGCCCACGACTAATTGGAGAACGTGCCTATGTCTTGAGAAGTATGCACGTTGCCCACCAtgacactatataaagggggggtccaTACACCGATAGAGATACGCACTATTTACTATTTACTCCTGTGTTTATTGTTGCTCTATTTACTCCAGACTCagcattgatatttttttattataaaataaaacagAATCTACTCCTAATCAACATAATAATTGTATCTTCAATTTATCATCTCTATGATTTTTGGATAACATCAAAACAAGATGATTAGGTTAAGATaacatatattataatttatcggttgtattttattttaccaTGGGACGATAATACTAAATAGGGAGGTGAGTACATGTACTCCTTAAAATTTTGTTCTCCCTCACCGCCAACGTTGACAAACTCAACATCGCGCGTCAAATCAATTTCCAATTATTGTTTTCTCCCTTAGAGATAGATCAACAAGATTACTATCTTTGCTCCAACAAGATACCTATCCATTGTCTAGAAGAGCCCCTTTCCATGGCCATGGCCTTCAAAGCATCATGGCGCAGCTTCTCCACTCTACTTCTGCCGCTactcctcctcctctccctcgCTGCTGTCACAACCACGGGGCAGCAGCAGCGGAGCCTAGAAGTTTGTCCTCCCTTCTCTTGCGGTCTGTTCCACAACATCAGCCACCCATTTCGTCGAACAACTGATCCGCCTCGGTGCGGGGATCGGAGGTACGAGCTCACCTGCGACGGCAACAAGTCCACCATCTCTATCGGCTCCACCCACTACTTGATCACTCAGCTATGGTACGAAAGCCGCTGGATCCGGTTGGTGGATCCGAACTTTGCAGGTGGAAGCTGTGGCCTCCCTTCCCAATCTTTGACGCCTTCCGATGATTATTCCAGCTTCGGCGTATTTTCTCCCGCGGGAAATGTTTGGGCAAGTTTCATGAACTGCACGAGAAGAAACGAGGGCCTGGCTTCGTATCGACCTGTTCCTTGCTTGAGCAACAACAACACTTTTGTCTACGTCTTCGTTGCCGATGGCGGGAATAGATTGTCATACCTTTATCCATCATGTCATTTTCTGTCGATGATTCCAGCGATAGATGCCGAATCCTCAACGAGGGATGCATTCCGCATTCTACATAAGGGATTTGATTTGCGATTCTATGAAGCGTCGAATGATTGGAAAAGAATAATCCGCCAATGTGCGATTGAATCCAAAAGGTAACCTTGTCATGCCGTTCTTTCCGAGTTGCTAATCACCCAATGACTGATAAAGCCATTCGTTCACACTTTGCTTTTCTCTTTTTGGTTGTTTTTCCCCTTTACTGACTAGATGATGTGCAAAAATATAAGTTTCAAATTACATGCAGCTATCTGACTGCTTTATTAAACTGATCTCATGCAGCTTGTTCTTTGATCTACTAAGAGGCAAGCACATGCTCTCCCAAGTTTACTTCCTCCCCTATAGTGAGATACATTTTGCATTTTGCATAGGAGACCACTACCAAAGGGCTTTCATTACTCAAATCACAATTGCAGTGGTGGTATTCATCCAGATTGTGCAGCTCTTAGCAGGTACACATTGATGTTCTTCTTGTTAATCCTCCCTCCAATCCGATCCGATCCTTGTATTTGAAAGTTAcacttgtttttcttttctttatgcaGTTTTCTTGATACTGGGCCGATTAGTCATAGCGCCCATGATAGTTTGGTTCTTGCTTGGTTACAAACTATGGAACAGGGGAGTCACAGTTGACCTTATAGAGAAGTTTCTTCGGCGCCAGCAAACACTGATGCCAACAAGATACGCCTACTCTGAACTCATAGCAATCACAAGGCATTTTAGAGAGAAGCTCGGCCAAGGTGGCTTCGGCTCAGTCTTCAAAGGGGAACTTCTAGGGGATCGTTTTGTTGCAGTTAAGATGTTAAGCAACTCCAAATGCAATGGCGATGACTTCATCAATGAAGTTTCTACATTAGGTAGGATTCATCATGTGAATGTCGTGCGGTTAGTTGGATATTGCTCAGACGGATCAAAGAGAGCTTTGATTTATGAGTATATGCCTAATGGCTCACTTGACAAGTACATTTTTGCTCCCAATGGAACTAATGGTCACTTTTTCACCTCAGAAAAACTCATTCAAATAGCAATTGGTATTGCACGGGGCATCGATTACTTACATCAAGGATGTGATATGCAGATTCTACACTTTGACATCAAGCCTCATAATATACTTATAGATCATAATTTCACTCCGAAGATCTCTGACTTTGGACTTGCAAAATTATATCCAAAAACCAATGCTCTAGTATCAGTTAGTGCTGCAAGGGGAACAATAGGCTATATTGCTCCGGAGTTGATATCTAGAAGCTTTGGAAAAATCTCTTTCAAATCAGATGTTTATAGTTTCGGAATGCTACTAATGGAAATGGCAGGAAGGCGAAGAAATGTGGATCCTCACGCAGGGAATTCAAGTCGAGTTTACTATCCATCATGGATATACGATAAGTTGACTCAACCAGATGAGGTTGAAGTTGTCAACAAGTTTGAGATACAAGACTTGGAGAAGAAATTGGCAATAGTTGGATTGTGGTGTATTCAATTGAGGCCTTCTGATAGGCCAACTATGTCTAGAGTGATTGAGATGTTAGAAGTTGATGATGTTGATTGCCTTCCAATTCCACCTAAGCCCTTCCTTTCATCAAGGAATTCATCTACGGATCCATCTTCAATACTAACAAAACATAGCTTTGATTCAATTTCTATTGAGTTATCATCTGTGGTTTCAGAGTGAGCAACTAGTCATTGTATGGATATGTTATTATTGTTATTTCTAGGTATTGATGTATTGTGAATTCTTAGATTTATTGCTTATAGGATGAGTTAGAAGTAGGAAGGGTAACCATGTATTGATGAATGGAATGTATTTATGAATCTAaagattttctaaaattgatGACACTTCAAATGAAGAAGAGCCACTAGTATACTATCCATCACTTTTTTTATAAGTAAATTATGTTAAGAACTTAGTAAAATGTACAATCTAGGAGTTCAAATATCTAAACACATGCATTTGAATCTCTATGAATATCTTGTCAAGATTCAACACCTCTATCAAAATTATAATGATTCTTAGATTTCCAATGAGATATTTCATTACACAACATggtaaaagattttattttttgcaatACACTCCGAGTCTGTAATCTCGCTTAATTTTGAAGACTCGTAACATCCATCTCACAGTGTCCATATCCTTTCCGATCCTACTAACTGAGCAATTGAAGAAGGGGCGTTTTTGAGTCCCATTATTTCCTTGACATAGAGGGCGTGTCTTACATGACACATAAGGAAGTCTATCCTTAATATGCAAACGTTTGTGAGCTAGTAGCCATATCACACAAAGTTATGCTTGGAGCATAATGCTCGACTTCTAAACCATTATAGTCCAAATTGATAGTTGATTCCTCAGTCAAAAGAAGTCATGCATTTGCAGTTAACTCAATCACAAGTGTTAGGGTTCTTCAACAAGattgataattaaaaaaaaaaaacatgaaaacaaAATTAATGAATGGTATCCCAAATTCTCTTTCTTCCTTACTTTCTTGCTTGAAGTGCCTGGCACGACACGCAATCAACGTTGACTAAAGTCGTTGCCAACTACAAGACAACGTTGACTGACAATGAAACGTGATAGCCTGCAGATCAATTTCCAATTGTTGTAGATTTCCTTGAGATATATGAAGAAGGCATCTGTCAACAACAGCATCTGGACGGTCTCCGCGGTGACACTTATTGTATAAAAGGAAGATAACTTATAGGAGATTTTATCTCatgatgataaaaaaaatgaatacgtTCGTTCTTAATATCCTTGTCAATTTATCTCAAAATCAatataaaagagataaatcatgaatgattactaatctttgaaataatgactagcacataaagaaAATTTTACCTCAATTTTACCAAGATTTGAATTCCAGACCTCATGATGATATCACTTTATATGCTAGTCATTAGACCGTTTCTATAATTACAAGAGGAGTTGAGATAGAGAAAGAATTTAAAATTATCTAATACTGATAAAAGCCATTAATTTAGGTTGGATATGTCAGGTTGatgtgttttacctaacaatttAAATacgttagattaaaattttatcaaattaaGTCCATCATACCCTGACCCACCTAGGCTCACAATTCGCATGGGTTGGCTCGCCATGAGATTGAGTTGATTTGTTGATTGAGAAATACATATAAATCaagttttatattaatttattatttttttactataatttttaaataaaatagtacTTTTTAATAAGTACTCgattattttcatttatatttaaattacaTATTTCTGGAtacaattgaaaatattttattttccaaGTAAAATGTTAaagatatgaattttttttttttttttttatatttttgatgtgTTCATGGGTTGACCCACCTAATCCATAAACTGTTTTGGATTGAGTTGTGTTGGAGATTTCTCAATCCGCCAAAATGATTGATCAACCTACTCCGCCCTATCAAATGATTGGTCCATCATGAGCCGATCACCCCATCACAAATTGACCTATGTGGCAACTCGGCTGATATTATAATTaatatcataaattaattaattaatttaaaaatataaacaaaattaaaatttacgtGAATATTAATTTTCTCAAAATATATAACAAAggtatttattatttaatacatttaaaattattaaacataGATACTATTGAAATTGCGCTATTCGAATAAAATTTTATTGAACTAATGATTACAATCAAACTCAGAATTATTATTTCGTTATccaatttttaaactaatttctaaCTCATTAACTATTATCTCGTTATCAATTTTTCCAACTAATTTTCTGTCAACATAGATAACCATAGAATCGgttaaaaaatatttcttcatCTTATTACgaagaattattttaataaatttcataattaaaaatattcattATGATACGACGATAGAGATAGACTCCCCAAGAATGAGTCAAGATGGGGAAGGTCAGCTAACGTGGAGGTTAAAACGATCAAAGGCACAGGACTACAGATCATGTGAGGTTGGCCAAACGAGCCTTCAAGGCCGGTCGGATGTGACCGTCCGAACAACCATCATTCGAAAACTTACGGCTAGGGTTAAGAGATAAATACTAAATTTCCCAACCCATCGTCCCGGCCGATCAGACAACATGTCCAGTCGATAAAAAAGGCAACCCTCTGACAACAGGAAAGCCGAGTGAAGGACAAACCGAGAGCTTTGTTCAGTACAACAAAGCTGGTTGCCTCTCGGCCATGTAGAACCCGGTTGGCGTATAGTAGGACCCACAGATACATATCACTGTACTCTTTTGGAAGTTTATGCCACCGATAACAAAGAATATCCAATAGAGATTTGCGTGCTCATTTAAGGAAAGATGTCAAAGATATTTTTTGATTAATCTTTTCCTAGGATGCTTTGGAAAACATACATATGCTTTGGGATGCATACACAGAAGctatagtgacactataaaaaggggtcttcATCTATAGGCAGAGGTATGCGATACTTTATTATTCTATATGCTCTAGGCCACTGttcatttttctactatttttctccACTAAACCGcggactgacttgagtgtcagagggccaATACCAGAGACCCCTTCTCAGCTCCGCACTAACACTCTTGTTTTTGCAGGATAGTGCGGAGTCTTCACCCAGTCAACCACATAGCCATGTTCCCATCCTACCATTTTCTcaactttcggacaagatcatatttgGAACCGTCTATGAGAACTTCGCCTGATCTAGAACATGAAGATGGAAGACATTGGATGACTCACCATCGTGATGCTAATCAAAGAAGAGCTGGAGATATCAATGCCCGAGCTACAACGATGGTGCAGCAACAATAGGAGACTGCAATTGACTGCTAAGCACCAAACGACTTGGCTGTATTGGTGATAGGCTAGCGAGCTGACCAAAGAACCCAAGTGGAAGACCCTATGGGTCGTAAGGTGAACCACCAGCGAGCACTGAATGAGTCGATCCCTTACCACAGGGGCGTCTAAAGAGCAAGGATGAACCCAGTGGACGGAAGGATCATCTTTTGAGAACGTGCCCCTCTGGGATATGCGGAAAGGCAAAGCATCCCGACTCGACGACTCTCCCGAGTGAATCAACAAACAGTTCTGTCAAGAAATCCTCGACGATCAGTTGTCACCTCACTATAGACCTTTGACGATTGGAGAGTATACAAGGTCAATTGATCTCGAGGACTATCTTATTAAATTTGACAACATGGCCATGCTCCACCAGTATACCGACAAAGTCAAGTGCTGAGTATTTCTCACCACGCTCTCCAAATCGGCACAAAGGTGGTTCAAATGATTGTCGATCGGCTCCATTTGC contains:
- the LOC122022635 gene encoding rust resistance kinase Lr10-like: MAMAFKASWRSFSTLLLPLLLLLSLAAVTTTGQQQRSLEVCPPFSCGLFHNISHPFRRTTDPPRCGDRRYELTCDGNKSTISIGSTHYLITQLWYESRWIRLVDPNFAGGSCGLPSQSLTPSDDYSSFGVFSPAGNVWASFMNCTRRNEGLASYRPVPCLSNNNTFVYVFVADGGNRLSYLYPSCHFLSMIPAIDAESSTRDAFRILHKGFDLRFYEASNDWKRIIRQCAIESKSLFFDLLRGKHMLSQVYFLPYSEIHFAFCIGDHYQRAFITQITIAVVVFIQIVQLLAVFLILGRLVIAPMIVWFLLGYKLWNRGVTVDLIEKFLRRQQTLMPTRYAYSELIAITRHFREKLGQGGFGSVFKGELLGDRFVAVKMLSNSKCNGDDFINEVSTLGRIHHVNVVRLVGYCSDGSKRALIYEYMPNGSLDKYIFAPNGTNGHFFTSEKLIQIAIGIARGIDYLHQGCDMQILHFDIKPHNILIDHNFTPKISDFGLAKLYPKTNALVSVSAARGTIGYIAPELISRSFGKISFKSDVYSFGMLLMEMAGRRRNVDPHAGNSSRVYYPSWIYDKLTQPDEVEVVNKFEIQDLEKKLAIVGLWCIQLRPSDRPTMSRVIEMLEVDDVDCLPIPPKPFLSSRNSSTDPSSILTKHSFDSISIELSSVVSE